In the genome of Hymenobacter cellulosivorans, one region contains:
- a CDS encoding ParB/RepB/Spo0J family partition protein gives MSEKNEEKNAPAAPAAAKRKIGGLGRGLNALIEGSYEKKSERVGLVPHPMNSVGFIPVGQIEANPYQPRTHFDQEALQELAESIKIQGIIQPVTVRQTGTNAYQLISGERRLQASKLAGLDSIPAYIRKADDQQMLEMALIENIQRENLNAIEIALSYQRLVSECNLKQEELGDRVGKNRSTVTNYLRLLKLPPDIQIGLRDTVISMGHARALINIDDAEQQLALFHRIVAEELSVRKVEQLVRAGLASPRKADAPNAQAVQDTQVVIPVAELRRTERFLSDRFGSKVLVKPGPQGNGEIKIAFDSVEDMQRILHILQPA, from the coding sequence ATGTCAGAGAAGAACGAAGAGAAAAACGCTCCGGCGGCTCCCGCCGCAGCCAAACGCAAGATTGGCGGCCTGGGCCGCGGCCTGAACGCCCTCATTGAAGGCAGCTACGAAAAGAAAAGTGAGCGGGTGGGCCTGGTGCCTCATCCCATGAACTCCGTAGGCTTCATTCCCGTCGGCCAAATCGAGGCAAACCCCTACCAGCCCCGCACCCACTTCGACCAGGAGGCGCTGCAGGAGCTGGCCGAATCCATCAAGATTCAGGGCATCATCCAGCCCGTGACGGTGCGCCAGACCGGCACCAACGCCTACCAGCTTATTTCCGGGGAGCGGCGCTTGCAGGCTTCCAAGCTGGCCGGCCTCGACTCGATTCCGGCCTACATTCGCAAGGCCGACGACCAGCAGATGCTGGAAATGGCCCTGATTGAGAACATTCAGCGCGAAAACCTCAACGCCATTGAAATTGCCCTCAGCTACCAGCGCCTGGTGAGCGAGTGCAACCTCAAGCAGGAAGAGCTCGGCGACCGGGTTGGCAAAAACCGCTCGACCGTCACCAACTACCTGCGCCTGCTCAAACTCCCGCCCGATATTCAGATTGGCCTGCGCGATACGGTCATCAGCATGGGCCACGCCCGCGCCCTGATCAACATCGACGACGCCGAGCAGCAGCTGGCTCTGTTCCACCGCATCGTGGCCGAGGAGCTGTCGGTGCGCAAGGTGGAGCAGCTGGTACGCGCTGGTTTGGCCTCGCCCAGGAAAGCCGACGCCCCCAATGCCCAAGCCGTGCAGGATACTCAGGTGGTTATTCCGGTGGCCGAGCTGCGCCGTACCGAGCGGTTCCTCTCCGACCGGTTTGGCAGCAAAGTATTGGTGAAGCCCGGGCCCCAGGGCAATGGTGAAATCAAAATTGCGTTTGACTCGGTAGAAGACATGCAGCGCATTCTGCATATTCTGCAACCTGCTTAA
- a CDS encoding DUF5683 domain-containing protein — protein MTGNRSQLPAVVALLTTLLAVTTWAPARAQVVTAGPDSLAVSTPIVTDSARRTASLFGIAMTRPSKAGLLAVMLPGAGQIYNRKFWKLPLVYGAIGGTLYGEFFYQTRYKESLTALEDFAQGRKPSGPNAVLLTDSTRAERYLRAYRTQRDVFIAYTAVAYGLTILDAVVDAHLKDFDISDDLGLQWQPTLIWMPTAALTPGFSLTLTLNNTRSRRPLK, from the coding sequence ATGACCGGCAATCGGAGCCAACTACCCGCGGTAGTCGCACTGCTCACCACGCTGCTGGCCGTCACGACCTGGGCCCCGGCCCGGGCCCAGGTCGTGACGGCCGGCCCCGACTCTTTGGCGGTAAGCACGCCCATCGTCACGGACTCCGCCCGGCGCACGGCCTCCCTGTTCGGCATTGCTATGACCCGGCCCTCCAAGGCCGGGCTGCTAGCGGTTATGCTGCCCGGGGCCGGCCAGATTTACAACCGCAAGTTCTGGAAGCTGCCACTGGTGTACGGCGCCATCGGTGGCACGCTCTACGGCGAGTTTTTCTACCAAACCCGCTACAAAGAATCCCTCACGGCGCTGGAGGACTTCGCCCAGGGTCGCAAGCCTTCGGGCCCGAACGCAGTCCTGCTGACGGACAGCACCCGGGCCGAGCGCTACCTTCGGGCATACCGCACCCAGCGCGACGTATTCATTGCCTACACGGCAGTGGCTTACGGCCTGACCATCCTCGACGCTGTCGTCGACGCCCACCTCAAGGACTTCGACATCAGCGACGACCTGGGCTTGCAGTGGCAGCCGACCCTGATCTGGATGCCCACGGCAGCCCTTACGCCGGGCTTCTCCCTTACTCTTACCTTGAATAATACGCGCTCCAGGCGCCCCCTTAAATGA
- the dapB gene encoding 4-hydroxy-tetrahydrodipicolinate reductase — MKLLLIGYGKMGQAIEAQAVARGHQIVGIVDPTRPAVSITDFDSSTVDAAIEFTHPDAAFANVMACLQQGIPVVCGSTGWLHHFAEAQALCQQKDGALFYASNYSVGVNLFFHFNEYIAAKMHQFGGYDVQVKEIHHTQKVDQPSGTALTAAEGILRNFPGKTTWRNEATQNPSELAIISEREGQVVGTHIVTYTSGVDQIELSHEAHSRDGFVLGALLAAEWLPGHRGVFGMKDLLGL, encoded by the coding sequence ATGAAGCTGCTCCTGATTGGCTACGGCAAAATGGGCCAGGCCATCGAAGCCCAAGCGGTGGCCCGCGGCCACCAGATTGTTGGTATCGTCGACCCTACCCGTCCCGCCGTAAGCATCACCGATTTCGACTCTTCGACCGTGGACGCGGCCATTGAGTTTACCCACCCCGATGCGGCCTTTGCCAACGTCATGGCCTGTCTGCAGCAGGGAATTCCGGTGGTGTGCGGCTCCACGGGCTGGCTGCACCACTTTGCCGAAGCGCAGGCCTTGTGCCAGCAGAAAGACGGTGCCTTGTTTTACGCTTCCAACTACAGCGTGGGCGTCAATCTGTTTTTCCACTTCAACGAGTACATCGCGGCCAAAATGCATCAGTTTGGCGGCTACGACGTGCAGGTCAAGGAAATTCACCACACCCAGAAAGTCGACCAGCCCAGCGGCACGGCTCTAACGGCGGCGGAAGGCATTCTGCGGAATTTTCCCGGCAAAACTACTTGGCGCAACGAAGCCACCCAGAACCCGAGCGAGCTGGCCATCATTTCGGAGCGCGAAGGCCAGGTGGTCGGCACGCATATCGTGACCTACACCTCCGGCGTCGACCAGATTGAACTCTCCCACGAGGCCCACTCCCGCGACGGGTTTGTGCTGGGCGCCCTGCTGGCCGCCGAATGGCTGCCGGGTCATCGGGGAGTGTTTGGAATGAAAGATTTGCTGGGATTGTAA
- the lepB gene encoding signal peptidase I, whose amino-acid sequence MAVQSWEERLAAANAAATTNNTTSTPHKKPKGFFREWGDAILFAVVAATLIRWATFEAYTIPTPSMEHSLLVGDYLFVSKLHYGPRTPQTPLQVPLTHQTVWGTSLKSYSDAIQLPSYRLPGFSEVKRNDVVVFNVPFEDQHPADLRTNYIKRCVAVAGDVLEVKDTQVYVNGKPAENPPQSQNRYFLQVNEPVRDKVFQEQGISDFNSPTGVPQAQMTQMGPAYVVDATPQTADYFRKQPFIKGVVQDKAPAGQGEAEVFPNNPDYPHSTPVFTNVAKTWNKDNYGPLQLPKEGQTVQLTPENTPIYQKIIMRYEHNEGVTMQNGVLLQNGKPLTSYTFKQNYYFMMGDNRHDSLDSRYWGFVPEDHIVGKAVLIWMSVDPYADAFHKIRWSRLFNFID is encoded by the coding sequence ATGGCTGTTCAATCCTGGGAGGAGCGCCTTGCCGCTGCCAACGCCGCTGCCACTACTAATAATACGACCTCGACGCCCCACAAAAAGCCAAAGGGCTTCTTTCGGGAATGGGGCGACGCCATCCTGTTTGCCGTCGTGGCGGCGACCCTGATTCGTTGGGCAACGTTCGAGGCCTACACCATCCCGACGCCCTCGATGGAACACTCCCTGCTAGTAGGCGACTATCTGTTTGTGAGCAAGCTGCACTACGGGCCGCGCACTCCGCAAACCCCGCTTCAGGTTCCGCTTACACACCAGACGGTGTGGGGCACCAGCCTGAAAAGCTACTCCGATGCTATTCAGCTGCCCTCCTACCGTCTGCCCGGCTTCTCGGAAGTGAAGCGCAACGACGTGGTGGTTTTCAACGTGCCCTTCGAAGACCAGCACCCCGCCGACCTGCGCACCAACTACATCAAGCGCTGCGTAGCCGTAGCTGGCGACGTACTGGAAGTAAAGGACACCCAGGTGTACGTGAACGGCAAGCCTGCCGAGAACCCGCCCCAGAGCCAGAACCGCTATTTCCTGCAGGTAAATGAGCCTGTGCGCGACAAGGTATTTCAGGAGCAGGGCATTTCGGACTTCAACAGCCCCACAGGCGTACCCCAGGCCCAAATGACCCAGATGGGCCCCGCCTACGTGGTAGATGCTACACCCCAAACGGCCGATTATTTCCGCAAGCAACCCTTCATCAAAGGCGTCGTGCAGGATAAGGCTCCGGCCGGACAAGGTGAAGCGGAGGTGTTCCCTAACAACCCCGACTACCCCCACAGCACCCCCGTCTTTACCAACGTAGCCAAGACCTGGAACAAGGACAACTACGGGCCTTTGCAGCTACCTAAGGAAGGTCAGACGGTGCAGCTGACGCCCGAAAACACGCCTATATACCAGAAAATCATCATGCGCTACGAGCACAATGAGGGCGTGACGATGCAGAACGGCGTGCTGCTGCAGAATGGCAAGCCCCTGACTAGCTATACCTTCAAGCAGAACTACTACTTCATGATGGGTGACAACCGCCACGATTCGCTCGACTCGCGCTACTGGGGCTTCGTGCCCGAAGACCACATCGTGGGCAAGGCCGTGCTAATCTGGATGTCGGTAGACCCCTACGCCGACGCCTTCCATAAAATCCGCTGGAGCCGTTTGTTTAACTTCATTGACTGA
- the apaG gene encoding Co2+/Mg2+ efflux protein ApaG, with product MNTTTTQGVTVSVTTNYLPDYSSPAQEHYVFAYKIDILNGSEYTVKLLRRHWYIYDANGVVREVEGEGVVGQQPVLEPGESHQYVSGCNLKSGLGKMCGSYQMERLVDGREFSVEIPEFTLVVPYRLN from the coding sequence ATGAATACGACGACTACGCAGGGCGTTACCGTTAGCGTTACGACCAATTATTTGCCGGACTATTCCAGCCCGGCTCAGGAACACTACGTGTTTGCCTATAAGATTGATATTCTCAACGGCAGCGAATACACCGTGAAGCTGCTGCGCCGCCATTGGTACATCTACGATGCCAACGGTGTCGTGCGCGAAGTGGAAGGTGAAGGCGTAGTGGGCCAGCAGCCCGTGCTGGAGCCCGGCGAGTCGCACCAGTACGTGTCGGGCTGCAACCTAAAGTCGGGCCTGGGCAAGATGTGCGGCTCCTATCAGATGGAACGCCTCGTGGACGGCCGTGAGTTCAGCGTCGAAATTCCGGAATTTACCTTGGTAGTCCCCTACCGTCTGAACTAG
- a CDS encoding O-methyltransferase: MHSPFVFGLYTQVISADNVRAAYAPIEARRAQLRQDDTLITVRDFGAGSHTGAGRQRRLSSIVRTAAKPRPFGQLLYRLVNHFQPRTILELGTSLGLTTAYLASPDSRARVLTFEGCPQTAAVARQTFEGLNLHNIEVVEGNLDETLAPALAALTAPLDFAFFDGNHRYEPTVRYFEQCLPYRTEQSVFVLDDIHWSAEMEQAWTTIKAHPDVRLTIDLFFIGLVFFRTNQPKQHFTLRFNNLVDKLLNRVKPLAP; this comes from the coding sequence TTGCATTCCCCGTTCGTTTTTGGACTCTACACGCAAGTCATCAGTGCCGACAACGTCCGGGCTGCTTACGCGCCCATTGAAGCACGCCGGGCACAGCTTCGCCAGGATGATACCCTAATAACGGTGCGCGACTTTGGGGCCGGCTCCCATACCGGGGCGGGCCGGCAGCGCCGCCTGAGCAGCATTGTGCGCACAGCGGCCAAGCCCCGCCCCTTCGGCCAATTGCTATATCGGCTGGTCAATCATTTCCAGCCCCGCACGATTCTGGAACTAGGCACGTCACTGGGGCTTACCACTGCCTACCTGGCCTCCCCCGATTCCCGGGCCCGGGTTCTAACGTTCGAAGGCTGCCCGCAGACCGCAGCCGTAGCGCGGCAGACGTTCGAGGGACTGAACTTGCACAATATCGAGGTAGTCGAGGGGAACCTGGATGAGACGCTGGCCCCAGCTCTGGCCGCTCTGACTGCGCCACTGGACTTCGCCTTTTTCGACGGCAACCACCGCTATGAACCTACCGTGCGCTATTTCGAGCAGTGCCTGCCCTACCGCACCGAGCAAAGCGTGTTTGTGCTGGACGACATTCACTGGTCGGCCGAAATGGAACAAGCCTGGACGACCATCAAGGCGCACCCCGACGTGCGCCTCACCATCGACCTGTTCTTTATTGGGCTGGTCTTTTTTCGCACCAATCAGCCCAAGCAGCATTTCACCCTACGCTTTAACAATCTAGTAGACAAGCTCCTGAACCGCGTTAAGCCGCTAGCTCCCTAG
- the kdsA gene encoding 3-deoxy-8-phosphooctulonate synthase, with product MIESLTAALPHFRNTNSGQFFLMAGPCVIEGEDMALRIAEKVKHMTDKLQIPYIFKGSYRKANRSRLDSFTGIGDETALRILQKVSREIGVPTVTDIHESDEAAMAAEYVDVLQIPAFLCRQTDLLIAAAKTGKVVNVKKGQFLNGESMQFAVDKIKQSGNEHVILTDRGNSFGYSDLVVDFRNLPAMRSFGVPVVMDVTHSLQRPNQASGVTGGQPALIETIAKAAIAVGADGLFIETHPTPATAKSDGANMLALDQLEALLVKLTRVREAVR from the coding sequence ATGATAGAGTCCCTCACCGCCGCGCTGCCTCACTTCCGCAATACCAACTCCGGTCAGTTTTTTCTGATGGCCGGACCCTGCGTCATTGAGGGCGAAGACATGGCCCTGCGCATCGCCGAAAAGGTGAAGCACATGACCGACAAGCTCCAGATTCCCTATATTTTCAAGGGCTCTTACCGCAAGGCCAACCGTTCCCGCCTGGATTCCTTTACCGGTATCGGCGACGAAACGGCCCTGCGCATCCTGCAGAAAGTAAGCCGCGAAATCGGCGTGCCTACCGTGACCGACATCCACGAATCCGACGAGGCGGCCATGGCGGCCGAATACGTGGACGTGCTTCAGATTCCGGCTTTCCTGTGCCGACAAACCGATTTGCTGATTGCGGCCGCCAAAACCGGCAAAGTCGTCAACGTAAAGAAAGGCCAGTTCCTGAACGGGGAATCCATGCAGTTTGCTGTGGACAAGATTAAGCAGTCGGGCAATGAGCACGTAATTCTTACCGACCGGGGCAATTCCTTCGGCTATTCTGACCTGGTGGTGGACTTCCGCAACCTGCCTGCCATGCGCAGCTTTGGCGTGCCCGTGGTGATGGACGTAACCCACTCTTTGCAGCGCCCCAACCAGGCCAGCGGCGTCACCGGCGGCCAGCCCGCCCTGATTGAAACCATTGCCAAAGCCGCCATTGCCGTTGGCGCCGACGGTCTGTTCATCGAGACCCACCCTACACCTGCCACGGCCAAATCAGACGGCGCCAACATGCTGGCTCTCGACCAGCTAGAGGCCCTGCTGGTGAAGCTCACCCGCGTGCGGGAAGCTGTGCGGTAG
- a CDS encoding methyltransferase domain-containing protein produces MHSDSELDAAYWSGRYNTGQTGWDAGAITPPLRDYFQQMSLPHAARILIPGAGRGYEAEYLHTAGFENVFVADIAPEALRDLHQRVPGFPAEHLVEQDFFALPTVPAYDLIVEQTFFCALNPGLRPDYARQCAALLRTGGTLMGLLFDTEFAAAGPPFGGSRVEYEAYFAPYFDFVHFAPAFNSIKPRQGKELYMCLRKKAG; encoded by the coding sequence ATGCATTCGGATTCAGAGCTTGATGCCGCCTACTGGAGCGGGCGTTACAACACCGGGCAAACCGGCTGGGATGCTGGCGCGATAACGCCGCCCCTGCGCGATTATTTTCAGCAAATGAGCCTGCCCCACGCGGCCCGCATCCTGATTCCGGGTGCTGGTCGGGGCTATGAGGCTGAATATCTGCATACTGCCGGTTTTGAGAATGTTTTCGTGGCCGATATTGCTCCCGAAGCCTTACGTGACCTGCACCAGCGGGTTCCCGGATTTCCGGCCGAACATCTGGTGGAACAGGATTTTTTTGCGCTACCCACCGTGCCAGCCTATGATTTAATCGTGGAGCAGACATTTTTCTGCGCCCTGAACCCCGGATTACGCCCCGACTACGCCCGGCAGTGCGCCGCGCTGCTCCGGACCGGCGGCACGCTCATGGGTTTGCTCTTCGACACCGAGTTTGCTGCGGCCGGCCCACCGTTTGGTGGGAGCCGAGTCGAGTATGAAGCCTACTTCGCGCCTTATTTCGACTTCGTGCATTTCGCGCCGGCTTTTAATTCTATCAAGCCCCGGCAGGGCAAGGAGCTATATATGTGCCTGCGCAAAAAAGCAGGCTAA
- the cphA gene encoding cyanophycin synthetase translates to MKIIDLRTMRGPSYWSVKHYKLIVMKVDLGEQADVWSTHFPALAEQLPTLLPELDQVPASETEKSVHKHPPLTTEQLLDGEPLGHVIQHVALALQRMAGMPVYWGKSYPAHQAGVEFVVFAYQEERAGRVAAEAAVQLVEDLCLGKTVDVKPIVDELHEIREDEFVGPSTWSIVSEAASRNIPYIQLKNSSIIQLGYGVNQKRIWATTTSYTSHAGVEVAGNKNRTKAMLKDAGVPVPTGTTVYSEAGLRDAVEDLGYPIVTKPLDGNHGKGATIRITNWEDAVEGLKAAQVYSRAVIVEQFIEGDDHRLLVVNGKLIAAAKRTPAAVTGNGTNTIQELIDEVNKDPRRGIGHEKVLTSIKADQHTLDILKSQDLTLDSVLPEGQQLYLKSTANISTGGTATDVTDLVHPYNVLLAQRVAGIVGLDICGIDVLTSDIAIPLNETRGAVIEVNAAPGFRMHISPADGLPRNVAEPVVDMLFPPGVNARIPIFAVTGTNGKTTTTHILSHIVASKGYKVGHTTTSGIYIQGVQLQSGDCTGGQSAEFVLKDPTVNFAVLETARGGMLRSGLGFHTCDVAIVTNVAADHLGMRDIYTVEEMAQVKGVLPRTVRKNGWAVLNADNDYTYAMREKLECRVALFSMHEHSPRIREHVENGGLAAVYEEGYITIYKNSYKLRIDRAAEFPITFGARATFNIENCLAAALACYCYGFDKDDIKLALRTFVPSAAKTPGRMNVYKFPTFEVIVDYAHNTHGIEKFAEFLNATEATHKVGVVSGLGDRRDEDTLSFSRVAGRIFDEIILRQDRDLRGKTKEELKEIMTRGLRLDKADLPITYIEDEMDAIDHVMQTAKPGSVIVLLTENIKATLQKLDEYESKIPAELAS, encoded by the coding sequence ATGAAAATCATTGACCTGCGCACGATGCGCGGCCCAAGCTACTGGTCCGTCAAGCATTACAAGCTGATTGTAATGAAAGTCGACCTGGGCGAGCAGGCCGATGTGTGGTCGACCCACTTTCCGGCCCTAGCCGAGCAATTACCAACATTACTACCCGAGCTGGACCAGGTCCCGGCCAGCGAAACCGAAAAATCAGTTCATAAGCACCCACCTCTGACCACAGAGCAGCTTCTGGACGGCGAACCGCTGGGCCACGTTATCCAGCACGTGGCGCTGGCTTTGCAGCGTATGGCGGGCATGCCCGTGTACTGGGGCAAGTCGTACCCGGCTCACCAGGCCGGCGTGGAATTCGTCGTGTTTGCCTACCAGGAAGAGCGGGCCGGGCGCGTGGCAGCCGAAGCCGCCGTGCAGCTCGTGGAAGACCTGTGCCTGGGCAAAACCGTCGACGTGAAGCCCATTGTCGACGAGTTGCACGAAATCCGGGAAGACGAGTTTGTGGGGCCCAGCACCTGGAGTATTGTGTCGGAAGCCGCCTCGCGCAACATTCCCTACATCCAGCTCAAGAATAGCAGCATCATCCAATTGGGCTACGGAGTGAACCAGAAGCGCATCTGGGCCACGACGACCAGCTACACCTCTCATGCGGGCGTGGAGGTGGCCGGCAATAAAAACCGCACTAAGGCCATGCTCAAGGATGCTGGCGTGCCGGTGCCTACCGGCACAACGGTGTATTCGGAAGCAGGCCTGCGTGATGCTGTGGAAGACCTGGGCTACCCCATCGTGACGAAGCCGCTGGATGGCAACCACGGCAAGGGCGCCACGATTCGTATCACCAACTGGGAAGATGCCGTGGAAGGCCTGAAAGCCGCCCAGGTGTATTCCCGCGCCGTTATTGTGGAGCAGTTCATTGAGGGCGACGACCACCGCCTGCTCGTGGTCAACGGCAAGCTCATTGCCGCCGCCAAGCGCACCCCAGCCGCTGTTACGGGTAACGGGACCAACACCATTCAGGAACTGATTGATGAGGTGAACAAGGATCCGCGCCGCGGTATTGGCCACGAAAAGGTACTTACCAGTATTAAGGCTGACCAGCACACTCTGGACATTCTTAAGTCCCAGGACCTAACTCTGGACTCGGTATTGCCCGAAGGCCAGCAGCTGTATCTGAAAAGTACGGCCAACATCAGCACCGGTGGCACTGCTACCGACGTTACGGACCTGGTGCACCCCTACAACGTGTTATTGGCTCAGCGCGTGGCGGGCATCGTGGGCCTCGACATTTGCGGCATCGACGTGCTGACTTCCGACATTGCCATTCCTTTGAATGAAACCCGGGGTGCGGTGATTGAGGTAAACGCAGCTCCCGGCTTCCGGATGCACATTTCTCCGGCCGACGGCCTGCCCCGTAACGTGGCGGAGCCAGTAGTTGACATGCTGTTTCCGCCCGGCGTAAACGCCCGGATTCCGATTTTCGCCGTGACCGGCACCAACGGCAAAACTACGACGACACATATTTTGTCGCACATTGTAGCATCCAAGGGCTACAAAGTTGGCCACACGACTACTAGCGGCATTTATATTCAGGGGGTACAGCTGCAGAGCGGTGACTGTACCGGTGGGCAAAGCGCCGAGTTTGTGCTCAAGGACCCGACGGTGAACTTTGCGGTGCTCGAAACGGCCCGCGGCGGTATGCTACGCTCCGGGCTGGGCTTCCATACTTGCGACGTGGCCATTGTGACCAACGTAGCGGCCGACCACCTGGGCATGCGCGACATTTACACCGTCGAGGAAATGGCGCAGGTAAAAGGCGTGCTGCCCCGTACCGTGCGCAAAAACGGCTGGGCCGTGCTCAATGCCGACAACGACTACACCTACGCCATGCGCGAGAAGCTGGAGTGCCGGGTCGCCTTGTTTAGCATGCACGAACACAGCCCCCGAATTCGGGAGCATGTCGAGAATGGGGGCCTGGCTGCCGTGTACGAGGAAGGCTATATCACCATCTACAAGAATAGCTACAAGCTGCGCATCGACCGGGCCGCGGAGTTTCCAATTACGTTTGGGGCCCGGGCTACGTTCAACATCGAAAACTGCCTGGCGGCAGCTTTGGCTTGCTACTGCTACGGCTTCGACAAGGATGACATTAAGCTGGCTCTGCGCACTTTCGTGCCCTCGGCGGCCAAGACGCCGGGCCGTATGAACGTGTACAAGTTTCCGACCTTCGAGGTCATCGTCGACTATGCCCACAACACCCACGGCATTGAGAAATTCGCCGAGTTCCTGAATGCTACCGAGGCTACTCACAAAGTCGGGGTGGTATCGGGCCTGGGCGACCGGCGCGACGAGGATACGCTCAGCTTCTCGCGCGTGGCGGGCCGCATCTTCGACGAGATTATTCTGCGGCAAGACCGGGATTTGCGTGGCAAGACCAAGGAGGAGCTCAAGGAAATCATGACCCGCGGCCTGCGCCTCGACAAAGCCGATTTACCCATCACCTATATCGAGGACGAAATGGACGCCATTGACCACGTGATGCAAACGGCCAAGCCGGGCTCGGTTATCGTGTTGCTCACCGAGAATATTAAAGCGACGCTGCAGAAGCTGGACGAATACGAATCCAAGATTCCGGCGGAGCTAGCTTCATAA